The DNA region TCGCCCGCACCAGTGCGCCGATCGCGGGAACGCCACCGAAATTCAGCTGAAGAAAGCGTTTGAGAGAAGAGATGCAGACTGTCGAGACGTTGAACGAGGGCCTTAAGCGCGCCTACACCGTAACCATCACGTCGAAGGATATCGACGCCCGTGTCGACAAGGAAGTGAAGGCGATCGCACCCCAGGTGCGTATGCCCGGCTTCCGCGCCGGCAAGGTGCCCGTGAACCTCGTCAAGAAGATGCACGGTGAATCGCTGCAGCGCGACGCCCTCAACAATTCGATTCAGGAAAGCATCCAGAAGCTGATTGCCGATCAGAAGCTGCGTCCTGCCATGCAGCCGTCGGTGGAACTCGATGAAGGCTTCGAATTCGGCAAGGATGCCGAAATCAAGGTCGAACTCGAAGTGCTGCCCGAAATCGCAGCGCCCAGCATCGAAGGCTTGAAGCTGGAACGACTGACCGTCGACGTCGCCGACGCGCAGGTCGATGAGGCCGCTGGCCGTATCGCCAGCCAGCAGGGCGCGCTCGAAGAACATGACGCAGATCACGCCGCGGCGGACGGCGACACGCTCAAGATCGATTTCGTCGGCAAGGTCGATGGCGAAGTCTTCGAAGGCGGTTCGGCCGAAGGCGTCAATCTCAAGATCGGCGCGGGCCAGTTCATCCCGGGCTTCGAAGAGCAGCTGACCGGCGTCAAGAAGGGCGAGGAAAAGACCATCGAGGTCACCTTCCCGGAAGATTATGGCGCAGAGCATCTGGCTGGCAAGGCCGCGACCTTCGACGTTACGGTCCAGGCGATCCTGAACGCCGACAAGCCCAAGCTGGACGACGAATTCGCCAAGTCGCTGGGTCTGGAAGGTCTCGACAAGCTGAAGGAACTGCTCAAGGGGCAGATCGAGCAGGAACATAACGGCCTGACCCGCACGCACATGAAGCGCAAGCTGCTCGACCAGCTCGCCGCCGCTCATGATTTCGACGTGCCGCCCAGCATGGTGGAAGCCGAATTCAACCAGATCTGGCAGCAGCTTCAGCATGAAGCCACCCATGAGGAAGATCCGGCCGCCGCGATCGCCGAAATGGAAGCCGAAAAGGAAGACTATCGCGCCATCGCCGTGCGCCGCGTCCGCCTGGGCCTGCTCCTCTCGGAAATCGGCCAGGCCAATGGCGTCATCGTCAACGACCAGGAAATGAACCGCCTGATCATGCAGGCCGCGCAGCAGTACGGCCCGCAGGACCGCGAACGCTTCGTCCAATATGTCCGCCAGGACCCGATGGCCGCCGCCCAGCTGCGCGCGCCCCTTTATGAGGACAAGGTCGTCGATTTCCTGTTCGACAAGGCCGAAGTCACCGACCGCGCCGTGACCAAGGAAGAACTGGAAGCGGCGATCGAAGCCGAAGACGGTGACCTCAAGCCGCACGTCCATGGTCCCGACTGCGGTCACGACCATCATGACGAAAAGCCCAAGGCCAAGAAGGCTGCGCCCAAGAAGAAGGCTGACGAAGCCGCTGAACAGGCGCCTGCAGACGTAGCCGCCGAGGAAGCCGCACCCGCCAAGAAGGCCGCGCCCAAGAAGGCCGCCGCCAAGAAGGACGAAGCGGTAGCCGAGGAAGCGACCGCCGAGGAAAAGCCCAAGAAGAAGGCCGCTCCCAAGAAGGCGGCCGCCAAGGCCGAATAAGCCTGTCCCACCGGACATGACGAGCGCCCGGCTTCCCTGCGAAGCGCGGGCGCTTTTCATGTCGGGGGCGGCATGGCAGATGAAATATTAAGGATGATGCGCCATCAGCATGGCTGATTATGGCGCATATCTGACAGGGCGTGAGCGGCGATGAAGGAATATCCCCCGGTGAACCTCGCGACAAATAGCGAAACGGCCATCGCGACCCCGCGCGTCGCGGTGATCCTGCCCTGCTATAATGAAGCCGGCGCGATCGTGAAGACGGTGGAGGATTTCCGCCGCGCCTTGCCCGCCGCCGACATCTACGTCTTCGACAATAACAGCACTGATGGCAGCCGCGATCTGGCCGCCGGGGCAGGGGCGATCGTCCGCCGCGTCGGGCAGCAGGGCAAGGGCCATGTCGTCCGCCGCATGTTCGCCGATGTGGACGCCGACATCTATATCATGGCCGATGGCGATGCGACCTACGAAGCCGCCGCCGCCCCCGCGATGATCGCCGCCATGCTGCAGGACAATCTCGACATGGTGGTCGGGTGTCGCCGCGACCAGGTGGAGGCCGCCTATCGCCGCGGCCATCGCTTCGGCAACTGGGCGCTCACCAGCCTGCTGAAACAATTGTTCGGCCGCAGCTTCACCGACATCCTCTCGGGCTATCGCGTCTTCTCCCGCCGTTTCGTCAAGAGTTTCCCGGTCCTGTCCGCCGGGTTTGAGATCGAAACGGAAATCAGCGTCCACGCGCTGGAACTCGCCATGCCGGTCGCCGAAGTGATGACCGCTTACGGCGCCCGCCCCGAA from Sphingobium sp. HWE2-09 includes:
- the tig gene encoding trigger factor, coding for MQTVETLNEGLKRAYTVTITSKDIDARVDKEVKAIAPQVRMPGFRAGKVPVNLVKKMHGESLQRDALNNSIQESIQKLIADQKLRPAMQPSVELDEGFEFGKDAEIKVELEVLPEIAAPSIEGLKLERLTVDVADAQVDEAAGRIASQQGALEEHDADHAAADGDTLKIDFVGKVDGEVFEGGSAEGVNLKIGAGQFIPGFEEQLTGVKKGEEKTIEVTFPEDYGAEHLAGKAATFDVTVQAILNADKPKLDDEFAKSLGLEGLDKLKELLKGQIEQEHNGLTRTHMKRKLLDQLAAAHDFDVPPSMVEAEFNQIWQQLQHEATHEEDPAAAIAEMEAEKEDYRAIAVRRVRLGLLLSEIGQANGVIVNDQEMNRLIMQAAQQYGPQDRERFVQYVRQDPMAAAQLRAPLYEDKVVDFLFDKAEVTDRAVTKEELEAAIEAEDGDLKPHVHGPDCGHDHHDEKPKAKKAAPKKKADEAAEQAPADVAAEEAAPAKKAAPKKAAAKKDEAVAEEATAEEKPKKKAAPKKAAAKAE
- a CDS encoding glycosyltransferase family 2 protein, with protein sequence MNLATNSETAIATPRVAVILPCYNEAGAIVKTVEDFRRALPAADIYVFDNNSTDGSRDLAAGAGAIVRRVGQQGKGHVVRRMFADVDADIYIMADGDATYEAAAAPAMIAAMLQDNLDMVVGCRRDQVEAAYRRGHRFGNWALTSLLKQLFGRSFTDILSGYRVFSRRFVKSFPVLSAGFEIETEISVHALELAMPVAEVMTAYGARPEGSVSKLSTYRDGFRILRTIITLYRIERPILFFGIMAAFLVALGLGLAAPLIVTYIHTGLVPRFPTAILVTGLMILATLSAMCGLILDTVVRGRREVRRLAYLAFRAPSDFARRD